The Aequorivita sublithincola DSM 14238 genome window below encodes:
- a CDS encoding PQQ-dependent sugar dehydrogenase → MKKYIFLATIFAVLTSCAQQKKKSDVALKTEPQSYKIEEAVKDLSNPWGMTWLPDGSMLITEKDGRLIHFKNDKKTEIANVPKVYNSGQGGLLDIELHPNYKENGWIYMTYASEEGGGNGGHTALMRCKLESNSLTNIETLYKATPNTTAGQHFGSRIEFDNEGFVYFSIGERGEREVNPQDITRDGGKIYRLNDDGSIPTDNPFYNEPNAKKAIYTYGNRNPQGMAKHPETGKIWMHEHGPKGGDEINIVKKGANYGWVTVTYGINYSGTKITDEKIKEGIEPPVYYWVPSIAPCGMAFVTGNKYPQWEGKLLVGSLKFSYVELLTLQGDKVTNREKIAQDIGRVRNVKMGPDGLIYIAVEGQGIFRLIPE, encoded by the coding sequence ATGAAAAAGTACATTTTTTTGGCAACAATATTCGCTGTTCTCACCTCTTGCGCTCAACAAAAAAAGAAAAGTGATGTTGCACTAAAAACAGAGCCACAATCCTATAAAATTGAAGAAGCGGTTAAGGATCTTTCCAACCCTTGGGGAATGACTTGGTTGCCCGACGGAAGTATGCTTATTACCGAAAAAGATGGACGACTAATACATTTTAAAAATGATAAAAAGACCGAAATAGCAAATGTTCCAAAAGTTTACAACAGCGGACAAGGCGGTTTGCTTGATATTGAATTGCATCCAAACTATAAAGAAAACGGTTGGATTTATATGACTTATGCTTCAGAAGAAGGGGGTGGCAATGGCGGACACACAGCTTTGATGCGTTGCAAATTAGAAAGTAATTCACTCACAAATATTGAAACACTCTACAAAGCCACACCCAACACAACTGCAGGACAACACTTTGGTTCCCGGATTGAGTTTGACAACGAAGGTTTTGTATATTTTTCTATTGGCGAACGTGGCGAACGAGAAGTGAATCCGCAAGACATAACTCGCGATGGCGGAAAAATCTACAGATTGAACGATGATGGAAGCATCCCAACTGACAATCCCTTTTATAACGAACCGAATGCCAAAAAAGCAATTTACACCTACGGAAACCGAAATCCACAAGGAATGGCAAAGCATCCCGAAACTGGAAAAATCTGGATGCACGAACACGGCCCAAAAGGTGGCGACGAAATAAACATCGTAAAAAAAGGCGCAAATTACGGCTGGGTGACGGTTACATATGGTATTAATTATAGCGGTACAAAAATAACAGATGAAAAAATTAAAGAAGGAATAGAACCGCCCGTTTATTATTGGGTTCCATCCATCGCTCCTTGCGGAATGGCGTTTGTAACTGGCAATAAATATCCGCAGTGGGAAGGGAAGTTATTGGTTGGCTCCTTAAAATTTTCTTATGTTGAATTACTTACTTTGCAAGGCGACAAAGTAACAAACCGAGAGAAAATCGCGCAAGATATCGGCCGCGTTCGAAACGTAAAAATGGGACCCGATGGATTGATTTATATTGCTGTAGAAGGACAAGGAATATTTAGATTAATTCCTGAATAA
- the lepB gene encoding signal peptidase I, whose product MSWTGWFLFFLIVQVIHFAGTWRLYQIAGRKAWEAAVPVYNAVILMKIINRPWWWTILLFVPIVNLIMFPVLWVETLRSFGRNSTTDTVLGILTLGLYIYYINYTKKVTHIKDRSLKPRTSTGEWVSSILFAVVAATIVHTYVMQPFTIPTSSLEKTLLVGDFLFVSKFHYGARAPMTPIAFPMVHDTIPVVHSKSYLTEPQIPYFRLPGFQDIKHNDIVVFNWPVDTVNAFQQYGDGKYYYKPIDKKSNYVKRCVALPGDSLEVRDGYVFINGKKNDLPDRARIQFSYEVKVNGQLNPEMLHNRYNITDRYGYDSNSSAYRFAAISEESLNLLKNNPNVVEITRMRGEKGQWDQSIFPNNHNYTWNNDFFGPLYIPKKGATVSITPETLPLYKRVIEVYEGSELGIDNKITQSGTEVLLNGKALTNYTFKMDYYWMMGDNRNNSEDARTWGFVPFNHVVGKPVFVWMSWDGINKKVRWERLFTTVGGSGKPVSYLMYFVILVIGWFAYDFWRKRKKGVKK is encoded by the coding sequence ATGAGTTGGACAGGTTGGTTTTTATTTTTCTTAATAGTTCAAGTAATCCATTTTGCTGGGACTTGGAGGTTATACCAAATAGCAGGTAGAAAAGCTTGGGAAGCTGCAGTTCCAGTTTACAACGCAGTGATTTTGATGAAAATCATAAACCGTCCGTGGTGGTGGACAATTTTACTTTTCGTTCCTATTGTGAATTTAATTATGTTTCCAGTTCTTTGGGTAGAAACGCTTCGCAGTTTTGGACGAAATTCTACAACCGATACCGTTTTGGGAATCTTGACTTTGGGACTATATATTTACTACATAAACTATACTAAAAAAGTAACTCATATAAAAGATAGAAGTCTTAAACCACGAACTTCAACAGGAGAGTGGGTTAGTTCTATTTTATTTGCGGTCGTTGCTGCCACGATTGTTCATACTTATGTAATGCAACCGTTTACGATTCCAACTTCCTCTTTGGAAAAAACATTGTTGGTTGGTGATTTTCTTTTTGTGAGTAAGTTTCATTACGGTGCGCGGGCGCCAATGACGCCAATTGCTTTTCCGATGGTGCACGATACAATTCCGGTGGTTCATTCAAAATCATACCTTACAGAACCACAAATTCCATATTTTAGACTTCCTGGTTTTCAGGATATAAAACATAATGATATTGTAGTTTTTAACTGGCCTGTAGATACAGTGAATGCTTTTCAGCAGTACGGTGATGGAAAATATTATTACAAGCCGATCGATAAGAAATCGAACTATGTAAAGCGTTGCGTTGCGTTGCCAGGTGATTCTTTGGAAGTTCGAGACGGATATGTTTTCATCAACGGAAAAAAGAATGATTTGCCAGATCGTGCAAGAATTCAGTTTTCTTATGAAGTAAAAGTAAATGGACAGCTAAACCCGGAAATGCTTCATAACCGCTACAATATAACCGATAGGTACGGCTACGATAGTAATAGTAGCGCATATAGATTTGCAGCTATTTCAGAAGAATCTCTGAATTTGCTGAAAAACAACCCAAATGTGGTTGAAATTACACGCATGCGTGGTGAAAAGGGGCAATGGGATCAAAGCATTTTTCCAAACAACCACAACTATACTTGGAACAACGATTTTTTTGGACCTTTATATATTCCGAAGAAAGGCGCAACCGTTTCCATCACTCCTGAAACGCTACCATTATACAAACGTGTGATTGAAGTTTACGAAGGAAGTGAACTAGGAATTGACAATAAAATCACCCAATCTGGCACTGAAGTTTTGTTGAACGGAAAGGCGTTAACCAATTACACCTTCAAAATGGATTATTATTGGATGATGGGTGACAACCGAAATAACAGTGAAGACGCTAGAACTTGGGGTTTTGTACCCTTCAACCACGTTGTTGGAAAACCTGTTTTTGTATGGATGAGCTGGGATGGAATCAATAAAAAAGTACGTTGGGAACGTCTATTCACAACCGTTGGTGGAAGTGGTAAACCAGTTTCATACTTAATGTATTTCGTGATTCTGGTAATCGGTTGGTTCGCTTATGATTTCTGGAGAAAAAGGAAAAAAGGAGTTAAAAAGTAA
- a CDS encoding CHAT domain-containing protein, producing the protein MEPIKKLVVYGSKEIDEDGAIVYDLQSSNRDVSNQHEIELEGNDKLLHLVLVDGTTWMCDASTMHEVFPELDPALKPPGSRDMQPDIFVLPSSVEAPSTERGLIGKIALKLLKVFAKKAIGKGVAELSEKLEDKHLQNEIDSSIIPTNFLKIGAGLFTVDKDFKFGTFDGKPSNSPFFLFIHGTNSDTFGAFQDLKNTPVWNTLHEVYGKNVIAFQHRTLTESPLLNVVKLAQMLPNNSVVHLLTHSRGGIVGDILNKYSSDNDESSLGFTSNHLALLEKEDDREEDIKNIEALNKIFRDKKITVAKFIRVGCPAAGTKLASKRLDHILNVFFNLVTIVGGPFGDILKELLSAAVESKDDVNVLPGVEAQRPESPFIKILNDPSPATAINGQALAIISGNGKLSFSKQGLFVILGKLFYMQRNDLVVNTDSMYLGVKRKDNIQYFFDQGVDVNHVKYFENDKTREAIELVLKTAEGQIIPGFKSFAQDQIPGSDRALVESGELYPSSDPPSGRKPMVVLLPGIMGSNLTQNDKEIWLHYGRVLTGGLIKLGYSNVNKIVADSVVKTSYYKLYKWLSGKYDVVVFPFDWRKPLPECASEFNIKIKSLLKIGQPIKIIGHSMGGLLARDFILNHDDTWQDLKASKGFRMLFLGSPLGGSFRIPSVLFGEDAIIQKLSKLDLFNTKKGLLKMFSQFPGILALLPLTTDPKNDFAKMETWENMRKYFGQSDWPLPLQSDLDYFKNYRDNILNKRDDIDYSSMVYIAGKDKMTPCGYYLDEIPPKKQLYFLYTSEGDQSVTWASGIPKQLVEANAVYYSRVTHGALANEPDLFNAIEEILSTGQTNLLRNTKPLLRGEEKIFRAEPDIDFDLSESGLEKTILGLGGEIEPVGSEIPVTVTVSNGDLRYADYPVVAGHFLNDGVLYAEKSIDNYMEGSLTSKHRLGLYPGEIGTNAIFRKLNNSDYEGAIIVGLGEPDQLTSFQLSESIEQGVLNYLLIIRGADVPKKGIGISSLIIATGYGGLSVEGSLKAIIDGVNRANEKIKLLSDDGYKTVQHIEIVERYANRALNCMYVLNKIANKENSTYNIIIGNKRIKNLLGIQKRTPLDNAEDWWNRITIKYKEANEQTGEPSSMVFGSSTGDSREEENQLYSSTPLIDLFISEVSSSNQWSACTAKTLFELLIPNNLKEKLKRKGNISWILDTKTASYPWELLQDNTTNAKPLCINAGMIRQLSTKDYRINIKRVADKGALIIADPILDGFISQLPGAREEGMMVKDTLENVGYPTTHLIGTGAESIVKNFFCNDYSIIHMAGHGVYNSKFPNKSGMVIGKEIFLTVFEIKQMPVVPELVFVNCCHLGYTNSEDERFYQDRYKLAANIGTELISIGVKVVIAAGWAVNDAAALDFAQVFYSSMFAGYNFGDAVKNARNYIYEKHPGNNTWGAYQCYGDPFFKLKGISVGSGSWSPSYIVPQEAEIHLDNLLNQLQMATGTDNDHLTELNTILTAVDRDVFRTPQIIERVAKIYQELAMYIEANGNYEELLRKENAEFSFSCMEKYCNTRSKLYIREIFESENTSSESKKEAYQKIERVISDLTVLLFAGETGERHNLLGSVYKRLAMLASDSKKRVNAYKAAISHYERAYGNEFNSNKTYSLVNSIELGCLLVFNEAIKDGGEFIIEKEKYKLRSFSEAKQTLIDLENKLEERSNIDDLDYWDLIASLNIDLCLLLVVEDEKIESKWDEVTKNFKNIWRKAGSEAKKAAELEHLEFLTQSLNAVAGLKGEGYKSQKDLETRINELRAALSGVRKKLKSKTIVEVKTEAIPKAIETKSIPIAKGKKSQSKPKPDSKPKPKPNTKK; encoded by the coding sequence ATGGAACCAATCAAAAAACTTGTAGTTTATGGTAGTAAGGAAATCGATGAAGATGGAGCGATTGTCTATGATTTACAGTCTAGTAATAGAGATGTTTCCAATCAGCACGAAATCGAACTAGAGGGAAATGATAAGTTGTTGCACCTAGTTCTTGTTGATGGCACTACTTGGATGTGCGATGCGTCCACAATGCATGAAGTTTTTCCTGAGCTTGATCCGGCTCTAAAACCTCCTGGAAGTCGCGATATGCAGCCCGATATTTTTGTACTGCCCAGTTCTGTGGAAGCACCTTCAACAGAAAGAGGTCTTATCGGTAAAATAGCCCTTAAACTTTTAAAAGTATTCGCAAAAAAGGCCATAGGGAAAGGAGTGGCAGAGCTCTCAGAAAAACTTGAAGACAAGCATTTGCAGAATGAAATAGACAGTTCTATTATCCCAACAAACTTTTTAAAAATCGGTGCAGGTTTATTCACTGTTGATAAAGATTTTAAATTCGGAACTTTTGATGGAAAACCATCCAACAGTCCGTTTTTTCTATTTATTCATGGAACAAACTCAGACACTTTTGGGGCGTTTCAAGATTTGAAAAATACTCCTGTCTGGAATACATTACATGAGGTTTATGGTAAAAACGTAATTGCTTTTCAGCATAGAACCCTTACAGAGAGCCCATTGCTGAATGTTGTGAAACTCGCCCAAATGCTTCCTAATAATTCCGTGGTGCATTTGCTTACCCATTCTAGAGGTGGAATTGTTGGAGATATTTTGAATAAATATAGCAGTGATAATGATGAATCTTCTCTAGGGTTTACAAGCAACCACCTTGCATTGCTGGAAAAGGAAGACGATAGGGAAGAAGATATTAAAAATATAGAGGCACTCAACAAAATTTTTAGGGACAAAAAAATAACAGTCGCTAAGTTTATTCGAGTTGGCTGTCCCGCCGCAGGAACAAAGCTGGCTTCAAAAAGATTGGATCATATACTAAATGTATTTTTTAACTTGGTAACTATAGTTGGAGGTCCATTTGGAGATATTTTGAAAGAATTACTTTCCGCAGCCGTTGAAAGTAAAGATGACGTAAACGTGCTTCCGGGTGTAGAAGCTCAACGACCCGAATCGCCCTTTATAAAAATATTGAATGATCCATCACCAGCAACCGCTATTAACGGGCAAGCTTTGGCAATAATTTCGGGGAATGGAAAATTGAGTTTTTCTAAACAAGGTCTTTTTGTGATTCTTGGAAAACTGTTCTATATGCAACGTAATGATTTAGTTGTGAATACAGATTCTATGTATTTAGGCGTAAAACGTAAAGACAACATTCAATATTTCTTTGACCAAGGAGTCGATGTAAATCACGTTAAGTACTTTGAAAATGATAAGACACGAGAAGCGATAGAATTAGTACTTAAAACTGCTGAAGGACAAATTATTCCAGGTTTTAAAAGTTTTGCACAAGATCAAATTCCCGGAAGCGATAGAGCTCTTGTAGAATCTGGTGAATTGTATCCTTCCTCAGATCCACCATCAGGCAGAAAGCCTATGGTGGTGTTGCTCCCAGGAATTATGGGTTCCAACCTAACACAAAATGACAAGGAGATATGGCTTCATTATGGTCGAGTTCTTACTGGTGGATTGATAAAACTTGGGTATTCTAACGTGAATAAAATTGTTGCAGATTCCGTTGTAAAAACTTCATATTATAAACTTTATAAATGGTTGTCGGGCAAATATGATGTAGTAGTATTTCCTTTCGATTGGCGAAAACCACTTCCAGAATGCGCCAGTGAATTCAATATAAAAATTAAAAGTTTACTGAAAATTGGACAACCAATAAAGATTATTGGGCATTCAATGGGCGGACTTTTGGCGCGTGATTTTATTCTTAATCACGACGATACTTGGCAAGACTTAAAAGCTTCAAAAGGCTTTAGAATGCTCTTTCTTGGATCGCCACTTGGAGGTTCGTTTAGAATTCCTTCTGTATTGTTTGGAGAGGATGCTATAATTCAAAAGTTAAGCAAATTAGATCTTTTTAATACTAAAAAAGGGCTGCTTAAAATGTTCTCTCAATTCCCGGGAATATTAGCTTTGTTACCTTTAACAACCGATCCGAAAAACGATTTCGCAAAAATGGAAACCTGGGAAAATATGCGTAAATATTTCGGACAATCTGATTGGCCACTACCGCTTCAATCTGATCTTGATTATTTTAAAAATTACCGCGATAACATCCTAAACAAAAGAGATGACATAGATTATTCAAGCATGGTTTATATCGCTGGAAAAGATAAAATGACTCCTTGTGGTTACTATCTTGATGAAATTCCACCGAAAAAACAACTGTATTTCCTTTATACAAGTGAAGGAGATCAAAGTGTAACCTGGGCCTCCGGAATTCCAAAACAGCTTGTTGAAGCTAATGCAGTCTATTATTCACGTGTAACCCACGGTGCGCTCGCCAATGAACCAGATTTGTTTAATGCCATAGAGGAAATACTTTCCACAGGCCAAACCAATTTGCTCCGAAATACAAAACCGTTATTACGAGGTGAAGAAAAAATATTCCGTGCCGAACCAGATATTGATTTTGATCTTTCAGAAAGCGGATTGGAAAAAACAATTTTAGGTCTTGGTGGTGAGATAGAACCAGTTGGTAGCGAAATTCCTGTTACAGTTACTGTTAGCAATGGCGATTTACGATATGCAGATTATCCTGTTGTTGCGGGTCACTTTTTGAATGATGGTGTGCTTTATGCCGAAAAGTCCATAGATAATTATATGGAAGGAAGCCTAACTTCAAAACATAGATTAGGGCTCTATCCTGGTGAAATCGGTACAAACGCCATATTTCGTAAATTGAATAATAGCGACTATGAAGGCGCGATTATAGTAGGTCTCGGAGAACCAGATCAACTCACGTCCTTTCAGCTTTCAGAATCTATTGAACAAGGAGTCTTGAATTATTTACTAATTATTCGTGGCGCTGACGTTCCTAAAAAAGGCATTGGAATTTCTTCCCTTATCATCGCGACAGGCTATGGCGGTCTTTCGGTTGAAGGTTCCCTAAAAGCAATTATTGATGGCGTGAACCGAGCAAATGAAAAGATAAAATTGCTGTCGGACGATGGTTACAAAACCGTTCAACACATAGAAATCGTGGAGCGTTATGCAAACAGAGCTTTAAATTGTATGTATGTCCTCAACAAAATTGCTAATAAAGAAAATTCAACATACAATATTATTATTGGTAACAAACGAATCAAAAACTTATTGGGAATTCAAAAGAGAACTCCTTTGGACAATGCAGAGGATTGGTGGAACAGGATAACAATTAAGTATAAAGAAGCCAACGAGCAAACAGGGGAGCCTTCCAGTATGGTTTTCGGTTCTTCAACTGGGGATTCTAGAGAAGAAGAGAACCAACTTTACAGCAGTACTCCATTAATAGACCTATTTATTTCTGAAGTTTCTAGCAGTAATCAATGGTCTGCCTGTACTGCAAAAACACTGTTCGAATTATTAATTCCAAATAACTTAAAAGAAAAACTTAAACGAAAAGGAAACATTTCCTGGATTCTCGATACCAAAACTGCTTCCTATCCTTGGGAATTGCTTCAAGATAATACAACCAATGCGAAACCATTGTGTATTAACGCAGGAATGATTAGACAACTGTCCACGAAGGATTACAGAATCAATATAAAACGTGTAGCTGATAAAGGAGCCTTGATTATTGCCGACCCAATATTAGACGGTTTCATTTCTCAATTGCCAGGCGCAAGAGAGGAAGGAATGATGGTTAAAGATACTCTGGAAAACGTGGGTTATCCTACCACACATCTTATAGGAACTGGCGCCGAAAGCATTGTCAAGAATTTTTTCTGTAATGATTATTCAATAATCCATATGGCAGGTCACGGGGTTTACAATTCCAAATTCCCTAATAAATCAGGAATGGTTATCGGAAAAGAAATATTCCTTACTGTATTCGAAATTAAACAGATGCCAGTAGTTCCAGAACTCGTTTTCGTAAACTGCTGTCACCTTGGTTATACTAATTCGGAAGACGAAAGATTTTATCAAGATCGCTATAAACTGGCCGCTAACATAGGTACTGAATTGATAAGTATAGGTGTAAAAGTCGTAATCGCGGCTGGTTGGGCTGTTAATGATGCCGCAGCGTTGGATTTTGCACAGGTTTTTTACAGTAGCATGTTTGCCGGATATAATTTTGGGGATGCCGTTAAAAATGCACGTAATTACATTTATGAAAAACACCCAGGAAACAATACTTGGGGTGCCTATCAATGTTATGGAGACCCTTTCTTTAAGCTGAAAGGTATCTCTGTTGGATCAGGTTCTTGGTCGCCAAGCTATATTGTTCCGCAAGAGGCTGAGATTCATTTAGATAATTTGCTCAACCAATTACAGATGGCAACTGGCACAGATAATGATCATTTAACAGAATTGAACACCATATTGACAGCCGTAGATAGAGATGTTTTCAGAACTCCGCAGATTATAGAAAGAGTGGCTAAAATCTATCAGGAACTAGCAATGTATATTGAAGCTAACGGAAACTATGAAGAGCTACTAAGAAAAGAAAATGCAGAATTTTCCTTTTCTTGTATGGAAAAATACTGCAACACACGTTCAAAACTTTATATCAGGGAAATTTTTGAAAGTGAAAATACTTCCTCAGAGTCAAAAAAAGAGGCATATCAAAAAATTGAACGCGTAATTAGTGATCTTACGGTATTGCTCTTTGCTGGAGAAACAGGTGAACGTCATAATCTTTTGGGAAGCGTCTACAAACGCCTAGCTATGTTGGCTTCAGATTCTAAAAAACGAGTGAATGCTTATAAAGCTGCAATCTCTCATTACGAGCGAGCTTATGGTAACGAATTTAATTCTAACAAAACATATTCGTTAGTGAATTCAATTGAACTTGGTTGCTTATTAGTATTTAATGAAGCAATAAAAGATGGAGGTGAGTTTATTATTGAGAAGGAGAAATACAAACTAAGATCCTTTTCCGAGGCTAAGCAAACGCTTATTGATTTAGAAAATAAATTAGAAGAAAGATCTAATATAGATGATCTTGACTATTGGGATTTGATTGCTTCTTTAAATATTGATTTATGTCTTCTCTTAGTTGTTGAAGATGAAAAAATTGAATCAAAATGGGACGAGGTAACTAAAAACTTTAAGAATATTTGGCGAAAAGCAGGTTCCGAAGCGAAAAAAGCTGCAGAATTAGAACATCTAGAATTCTTAACCCAATCTCTCAATGCAGTCGCAGGTTTAAAAGGCGAAGGTTATAAATCGCAAAAAGATTTAGAAACCCGAATAAACGAATTAAGAGCTGCGTTGAGCGGAGTAAGAAAAAAGCTAAAGTCTAAGACAATCGTTGAAGTCAAAACTGAAGCGATCCCCAAAGCTATCGAGACGAAATCGATCCCGATAGCTAAAGGAAAGAAATCGCAATCAAAACCAAAACCAGACTCGAAACCAAAACCAAAACCAAACACAAAAAAATAA
- a CDS encoding ParB/RepB/Spo0J family partition protein — translation MAKATKKQALGRGLSALLKDPSNDIKSASDKNADKVVGSIVELDLGSIEVNPFQPRTSFNEESLRELASSIKELGVIQPITVRKLDFNKYQLVSGERRFRASKLVGLETIPAYIRIANDQESLEMALVENIQRQDLDPIEIALSYQRLIEEINVTQEELSDRVGKNRSTIANYLRLLKLDPIIQTGMRDGFISMGHGRALINVDDLSDQLDIYEKILSQNLSVRDTEALVRNYKNPNQKTATEKTSAPPFAKKAKKELTDLFETSVEVKVSKSGKGQLVVPFKNKEDFERILKLIKSEK, via the coding sequence ATGGCGAAAGCGACCAAAAAACAAGCCTTAGGCCGCGGACTTTCAGCATTGTTGAAAGATCCTTCCAACGATATAAAATCGGCTTCCGATAAAAATGCGGATAAGGTTGTTGGCAGTATCGTGGAGTTGGATTTAGGTAGTATTGAAGTAAATCCTTTTCAGCCACGAACCAGTTTTAATGAAGAATCGCTTCGTGAATTGGCTTCATCTATAAAGGAACTTGGCGTTATTCAACCAATTACGGTTCGTAAATTAGATTTCAATAAATACCAATTGGTAAGTGGCGAACGCCGTTTTCGGGCTTCAAAATTGGTTGGGTTAGAAACCATTCCTGCATATATTCGTATTGCGAACGATCAGGAATCTTTGGAAATGGCTCTGGTTGAAAACATCCAGCGTCAAGATTTAGATCCTATTGAAATTGCACTTTCATACCAACGTTTAATTGAAGAAATAAACGTTACTCAAGAAGAACTTAGCGACAGGGTAGGGAAGAACCGTTCCACAATCGCCAATTACTTGCGTTTGCTGAAATTGGATCCAATCATCCAAACCGGAATGCGCGACGGTTTCATCAGCATGGGCCACGGTCGAGCATTGATAAATGTTGACGATTTAAGCGACCAACTTGATATTTACGAAAAGATTTTAAGTCAAAACCTTTCCGTTCGCGATACCGAAGCTTTGGTTCGAAATTATAAAAATCCAAACCAAAAGACCGCAACTGAAAAAACGAGCGCACCTCCTTTCGCCAAAAAAGCAAAGAAAGAATTGACTGATCTTTTTGAAACTTCTGTTGAAGTGAAAGTTTCTAAATCGGGAAAAGGGCAACTCGTTGTTCCTTTTAAGAATAAAGAAGACTTCGAACGTATTTTGAAGCTAATTAAAAGTGAAAAATAG
- a CDS encoding DUF5683 domain-containing protein codes for MKKDERVIVVNDSLLPQEEYNPLAPAKAAFYSAVVPGLGQVYNKRYWKIPIIYAGMAAGVYFYKQQDDDYTRFRDAYKRRLAGYTDDEFQGVSTDRLINAQKTAQKNKSYSVIVTVVFYLLNVVDANVDAHLRQYEVSEDLSLQPNFDYNQFNAAPQYGMSLTYRFK; via the coding sequence GTGAAAAAGGATGAAAGAGTAATCGTGGTAAACGATTCACTTTTGCCACAGGAAGAATACAATCCGCTGGCACCTGCAAAAGCTGCTTTTTATTCTGCGGTAGTTCCAGGTTTAGGGCAAGTTTATAACAAACGATATTGGAAAATTCCTATCATTTATGCAGGAATGGCGGCTGGAGTTTATTTTTACAAGCAGCAAGATGATGATTATACTCGTTTCCGTGATGCTTACAAAAGAAGACTTGCCGGTTACACGGATGATGAATTTCAAGGTGTTTCTACAGACCGTTTAATAAACGCTCAGAAAACCGCTCAGAAAAACAAAAGCTATAGCGTTATTGTAACAGTAGTATTCTATTTGTTGAACGTTGTAGATGCCAATGTAGATGCGCATTTAAGGCAATATGAAGTAAGTGAAGACCTTTCGCTCCAACCCAATTTTGATTATAATCAGTTTAATGCAGCGCCGCAATATGGAATGTCGCTGACGTATCGGTTTAAGTAG
- the dapB gene encoding 4-hydroxy-tetrahydrodipicolinate reductase, whose protein sequence is MKIALLGYGKMGKTIERLALEKGHSVVFKSSIDSSEGNFEDAEVAIEFSSPEAAVKNISKALEARIPVVSGTTGWLEKYDEMVKLCEKRNGSFISASNFSIGVNLFFSINEYAAKLMAPWKEYNVSVEEIHHLEKKDAPSGTAITIAEGILKHSNKKNWKLNTSEENSLNIIAKREEDVKGTHLVSYDSEIDTISFVHEAHSREGFAKGAILAAEWLKDKKGIFTMKDVLRIDEF, encoded by the coding sequence ATGAAAATAGCACTTCTTGGTTACGGAAAAATGGGTAAAACCATTGAAAGGTTGGCTTTAGAAAAAGGACATTCTGTAGTCTTTAAAAGTAGCATAGATTCTTCCGAAGGAAATTTTGAAGATGCTGAGGTTGCCATAGAATTTTCTTCACCTGAAGCTGCTGTTAAAAATATTTCGAAAGCATTGGAAGCTCGAATTCCTGTAGTTTCAGGCACAACAGGCTGGCTTGAAAAATATGATGAAATGGTAAAGTTATGTGAAAAACGTAACGGAAGTTTCATCTCTGCGTCCAACTTCAGCATAGGAGTTAATCTTTTTTTCAGTATCAACGAATACGCCGCAAAGTTGATGGCTCCTTGGAAGGAATACAATGTTTCAGTTGAAGAAATACATCATCTTGAAAAGAAAGATGCGCCAAGCGGAACAGCAATTACGATTGCCGAAGGAATTTTAAAACACAGTAATAAAAAGAATTGGAAGCTAAATACTTCCGAAGAAAATAGTCTGAATATCATCGCGAAAAGGGAAGAAGACGTAAAGGGAACGCATTTAGTTTCTTACGATTCAGAGATAGATACTATTTCATTTGTACACGAAGCACACAGCCGCGAAGGTTTCGCAAAAGGTGCAATTTTAGCAGCGGAATGGCTAAAAGATAAAAAAGGTATTTTTACAATGAAAGATGTGCTAAGGATTGACGAATTTTGA